A stretch of the Neodiprion lecontei isolate iyNeoLeco1 chromosome 4, iyNeoLeco1.1, whole genome shotgun sequence genome encodes the following:
- the LOC107220979 gene encoding ropporin-1-like protein isoform X2, with protein sequence MPLAEQLYCTQQINIPPTLPTILKQFCKAAIRTQPYDLLKWSSTYFRALADGEEPPIKLRLEYPPPSTESGLTLGFLKVLLRQFGDYNKSLTIESITRRWDGLCLDHKDLELIMSVGEFHNKCQVKKFLSIGVGLLGNSLHETMIMICELFTHEPEGGSAMIPLKLFMEIYSYLAALQCDGADEISFNVHSSEIMKQESRHKDSEDDSGKSDIAAPVVLEKLETKSDLKPKEGKRKPSLSRHLKVPGIGPYLTSEHVATVSIWLSECARLQEGMVGPRNLRHFQCPSLDYPELQPKK encoded by the exons ATGCCTCTCGCGGAGCAATTATATTGCACTCAGCAAATAAACATTCCGCCAACGTTACCGACCATCTTAAAACAATTTTGCAAAGCTGCGATACGCACACAGCCTTACGATTTACTAAAGTGGTCCAGCACGTACTTTCGAGCCTTAGCCGATGGCGAAGAGCCACCGATCAAGCTGAGGCTAGAATACCCGCCACCTAGTACCGAATCTGGACTGACTCTaggatttttaaaagttttgcTTCGCCAATTCGGAG ATTACAATAAAAGCTTGACCATCGAGTCGATTACTCGGCGTTGGGATGGACTTTGCTTGGATCATAAAGATCTGGAATTAATTATGTCTGTCGGAGAATTTCACAACAAGTgtcaggtgaaaaaatttcttagtATCGGCGTCGGGCTCCTGGGAAATAGTTTGCACGAAACTATGATAATGATTTGTGAACTGTTTACACATGAGCCAGAAGGGGGCTCAGCAATGATACCGCTAAAATTGTTCATGGAAATTTATAG TTATCTCGCTGCTCTACAGTGCGATGGCGCggatgaaatttctttcaatgtaCATTCGTCAGAAATAATGAAACAGG AATCCCGCCATAAGGATAGCGAAGACGATTCCGGTAAGAGTGATATAGCTGCCCCGGTTGTTTTGgagaaattagaaacaaaatCGGATTTGAAACCAAAAGAAGGAAAACGTAAACCTTCGTTATCACGGCATCTGAAAGTACCAG GTATCGGACCTTATTTGACATCAGAGCATGTAGCAACTGTGAGTATATGGTTGAGCGAATGTGCCAGACTCCAAGAAGGTATGGTAGGTCCGCGAAATCTTCGCCACTTTCAATGTCCGTCTCTCGATTATCCTGAACTGCagccaaaaaaataa
- the LOC107220979 gene encoding ropporin-1-like protein isoform X1, translating into MPLAEQLYCTQQINIPPTLPTILKQFCKAAIRTQPYDLLKWSSTYFRALADGEEPPIKLRLEYPPPSTESGLTLGFLKVLLRQFGDYNKSLTIESITRRWDGLCLDHKDLELIMSVGEFHNKCQVKKFLSIGVGLLGNSLHETMIMICELFTHEPEGGSAMIPLKLFMEIYSYLAALQCDGADEISFNVHSSEIMKQDNKSSSIESRHKDSEDDSGKSDIAAPVVLEKLETKSDLKPKEGKRKPSLSRHLKVPGIGPYLTSEHVATVSIWLSECARLQEGMVGPRNLRHFQCPSLDYPELQPKK; encoded by the exons ATGCCTCTCGCGGAGCAATTATATTGCACTCAGCAAATAAACATTCCGCCAACGTTACCGACCATCTTAAAACAATTTTGCAAAGCTGCGATACGCACACAGCCTTACGATTTACTAAAGTGGTCCAGCACGTACTTTCGAGCCTTAGCCGATGGCGAAGAGCCACCGATCAAGCTGAGGCTAGAATACCCGCCACCTAGTACCGAATCTGGACTGACTCTaggatttttaaaagttttgcTTCGCCAATTCGGAG ATTACAATAAAAGCTTGACCATCGAGTCGATTACTCGGCGTTGGGATGGACTTTGCTTGGATCATAAAGATCTGGAATTAATTATGTCTGTCGGAGAATTTCACAACAAGTgtcaggtgaaaaaatttcttagtATCGGCGTCGGGCTCCTGGGAAATAGTTTGCACGAAACTATGATAATGATTTGTGAACTGTTTACACATGAGCCAGAAGGGGGCTCAGCAATGATACCGCTAAAATTGTTCATGGAAATTTATAG TTATCTCGCTGCTCTACAGTGCGATGGCGCggatgaaatttctttcaatgtaCATTCGTCAGAAATAATGAAACAGG ACAATAAAAGCTCCTCGATAGAATCCCGCCATAAGGATAGCGAAGACGATTCCGGTAAGAGTGATATAGCTGCCCCGGTTGTTTTGgagaaattagaaacaaaatCGGATTTGAAACCAAAAGAAGGAAAACGTAAACCTTCGTTATCACGGCATCTGAAAGTACCAG GTATCGGACCTTATTTGACATCAGAGCATGTAGCAACTGTGAGTATATGGTTGAGCGAATGTGCCAGACTCCAAGAAGGTATGGTAGGTCCGCGAAATCTTCGCCACTTTCAATGTCCGTCTCTCGATTATCCTGAACTGCagccaaaaaaataa